In the Flagellimonas sp. HMM57 genome, one interval contains:
- the polA gene encoding DNA polymerase I, whose product MSDQKRLFLLDAYALIFRGYYALIKNPRINSKGMDTSAIMGFMNSLFDVIKREKPDHLAVCFDKGGSVERTELYEAYKANRDETPDAIRIAIPYIQNILNAMQIPVVELEGFEADDIIGTLAKQAEKEDYKVFMVTPDKDFGQLVSENIFMYRPARMGNGIEIWGIPEVQKRFGVQRPEQVIDYLGMMGDASDNIPGLPGVGDKTAKKFIADFDSMEGLLANTDKLKGKMKEKVEQNAELGRLSRKLAEININCEVTFNANDYEMSEPDSPKVQEIFEELEFRRLKDQFIKIFSGEAEQIAQVSSTETAKKEAKVAGSGQFTLFGGSPTDAPATIKDENSRNTVTTVPHFYQSIEPGLGMQLFMKKMMQQSSVCFDTETTSLNALEAELVGIAFSWEAKKGFYIPIPEDKETASKILEELRPFFESEAIEKIGQNLKYDIKVMKNYGIEVKGKLFDTMLAHYLINPDMRHNMDVLAETYLNYTPVSITELIGKKGKNQLSMRQVALDKQTEYAAEDADITLQLAQHFRPELSEAKTEELFESIEIPLLRVLADMETEGINLNEDFLNELSTVLDVDIKNLEQKIYKAAGEEFNIASPKQLGEILFNKLKLVDKPKKTKTGQYSTAEDVLSYLAKDHEIIQNVLDYRGLAKLKSTYVDALPNEVQQHSGRVHTDYMQTVAATGRLSSNNPNLQNIPIRTERGRQVRKAFIPRDENYTLLAADYSQIELRIIAALSEEDTMIEAFKNGEDIHASTASRVFNVPIEEVTREQRSNAKTVNFGIIYGVSAFGLSNQTDLTRAESKELIETYYKTYPKLRNYMGEQVDFARDNGYVQTVLGRRRYLKDINGSNAVVRGAAERNAVNAPIQGSAADIIKIAMINIHKKLSEGDYKTKMLLQVHDELVFDAYKPELEEVKTMIKTEMENAYTLAVPLDVEVGIGDNWLEAH is encoded by the coding sequence ATGTCCGACCAAAAAAGACTTTTTCTTTTAGATGCTTACGCTTTAATTTTTCGTGGATACTATGCCCTTATCAAAAATCCAAGAATCAATTCCAAGGGTATGGACACCTCTGCAATCATGGGGTTCATGAATTCGCTTTTCGATGTCATAAAACGGGAAAAGCCAGATCATTTGGCGGTCTGTTTTGATAAAGGCGGAAGTGTGGAACGCACGGAACTATATGAAGCTTATAAAGCCAATCGTGATGAGACTCCAGATGCTATACGAATTGCAATTCCTTACATTCAAAACATTTTAAATGCCATGCAAATCCCAGTGGTGGAATTGGAAGGATTTGAAGCAGATGATATTATTGGCACATTGGCAAAACAAGCTGAAAAAGAGGACTACAAGGTATTTATGGTTACTCCGGACAAGGATTTTGGGCAGTTGGTCTCCGAAAACATCTTTATGTACCGTCCTGCTCGAATGGGCAATGGAATTGAAATTTGGGGCATTCCAGAAGTTCAGAAACGTTTTGGCGTACAAAGACCCGAACAGGTTATCGATTATTTGGGGATGATGGGAGATGCCAGTGACAATATCCCTGGTCTTCCCGGTGTTGGCGATAAGACTGCCAAAAAGTTTATTGCCGATTTTGATTCCATGGAAGGCCTTTTGGCCAATACCGATAAGTTAAAGGGCAAGATGAAGGAGAAGGTAGAACAGAATGCCGAATTGGGAAGATTATCCCGAAAACTGGCTGAAATCAATATCAATTGCGAGGTAACCTTCAATGCCAACGATTATGAAATGTCGGAACCGGACAGTCCAAAAGTGCAGGAGATTTTTGAGGAATTGGAATTTCGGCGCCTAAAAGACCAATTTATAAAGATTTTCTCAGGGGAAGCTGAACAAATCGCACAAGTTTCCAGTACGGAAACCGCCAAAAAAGAAGCAAAGGTAGCAGGTAGCGGACAATTCACATTGTTTGGGGGAAGTCCAACAGATGCACCCGCCACGATCAAAGATGAGAACAGTAGAAATACAGTAACTACTGTTCCCCATTTTTACCAGAGTATTGAACCTGGTTTGGGAATGCAGCTCTTTATGAAAAAAATGATGCAGCAAAGTTCGGTCTGTTTTGATACCGAAACAACCTCATTAAATGCACTTGAAGCCGAATTAGTGGGCATTGCCTTTAGTTGGGAAGCAAAAAAAGGATTTTACATCCCTATCCCAGAAGATAAAGAAACAGCTTCGAAGATTTTAGAGGAACTTCGGCCTTTCTTTGAATCTGAAGCTATAGAAAAAATTGGGCAAAACCTAAAGTACGATATCAAAGTGATGAAAAACTACGGTATTGAAGTAAAAGGAAAATTGTTCGACACCATGTTGGCACATTACCTCATCAATCCAGATATGCGCCACAATATGGATGTATTGGCCGAAACATACCTCAACTACACACCTGTTTCCATTACCGAGCTCATTGGTAAAAAAGGGAAAAACCAGTTAAGTATGCGACAGGTTGCCCTGGACAAGCAAACCGAATATGCAGCTGAAGATGCCGACATTACCTTACAATTGGCACAACATTTTAGACCAGAACTTTCAGAAGCAAAGACCGAAGAACTATTTGAAAGCATTGAGATTCCCCTACTTAGGGTTTTGGCCGATATGGAAACCGAAGGAATCAATCTCAATGAGGATTTTCTTAATGAGCTCTCAACGGTTCTTGATGTGGATATCAAAAATCTAGAGCAAAAAATCTATAAAGCTGCTGGAGAGGAATTTAATATCGCATCGCCAAAACAATTGGGTGAAATCCTATTCAATAAGCTGAAGTTGGTCGATAAACCCAAAAAGACAAAGACAGGGCAGTATTCCACTGCGGAAGATGTACTCTCCTATTTGGCCAAAGATCATGAAATCATTCAAAATGTGTTGGACTATAGAGGTCTTGCCAAGTTAAAAAGCACTTATGTGGATGCACTACCTAACGAGGTACAGCAGCATAGCGGTCGGGTGCATACCGATTACATGCAGACTGTTGCTGCCACAGGGCGACTTAGCAGCAATAATCCAAATCTACAGAATATCCCCATTAGAACGGAACGTGGCCGACAGGTTCGAAAAGCTTTTATACCAAGGGATGAAAACTACACCTTGCTAGCGGCTGATTATTCCCAAATAGAGTTACGGATCATTGCAGCTTTGAGCGAAGAAGATACTATGATTGAAGCTTTTAAAAATGGTGAGGATATTCATGCCTCTACAGCTTCAAGGGTATTCAACGTTCCCATTGAAGAAGTCACACGCGAGCAACGAAGCAACGCCAAAACGGTGAATTTTGGAATCATTTATGGTGTTTCGGCGTTTGGGCTGAGCAACCAAACAGATTTGACACGTGCCGAATCCAAGGAACTGATAGAAACCTATTACAAGACGTATCCCAAGCTTAGAAATTATATGGGCGAACAGGTAGATTTTGCCCGGGACAATGGCTATGTACAGACTGTCCTGGGAAGGCGTAGGTATTTAAAGGACATCAATGGCAGCAATGCTGTAGTACGAGGTGCAGCAGAACGAAATGCGGTAAACGCGCCCATTCAAGGAAGCGCAGCGGATATCATTAAAATCGCCATGATCAACATCCACAAAAAGCTTTCTGAAGGAGACTACAAAACAAAAATGTTGTTACAGGTACATGATGAATTGGTTTTTGATGCCTACAAACCGGAATTGGAAGAAGTAAAAACCATGATAAAAACCGAAATGGAAAATGCTTACACGCTTGCTGTTCCTTTAGATGTGGAAGTGGGCATCGGAGATAATTGGCTGGAAGCGCATTAG
- a CDS encoding MarR family winged helix-turn-helix transcriptional regulator, with amino-acid sequence MLNQIDEISGIGLHLDMVLRKVQDAYLRKFKELDIELTIEQWVILYRIYQLGEDVSQSDIVKSNFRNRATTSRVIGGLERKGWITKTRFDGDLKRFKLELTAEGRAIILQIEPHANMLREKAVAGLDTVEFETFLKVLDKIGENYQE; translated from the coding sequence ATGCTCAATCAAATAGATGAAATATCGGGAATAGGATTGCATTTGGATATGGTGCTTCGTAAAGTTCAGGATGCCTATTTAAGAAAGTTCAAGGAATTGGATATTGAACTTACCATTGAGCAATGGGTGATTTTATATCGTATTTACCAATTAGGCGAAGATGTTTCACAGTCCGATATTGTTAAATCAAATTTTCGTAATCGTGCCACCACTTCAAGAGTTATAGGTGGTTTAGAGCGTAAAGGTTGGATAACCAAGACTCGGTTTGATGGGGATTTAAAACGTTTTAAGTTGGAGTTGACTGCAGAAGGACGCGCTATTATCCTTCAAATTGAGCCACATGCCAACATGCTTCGAGAAAAGGCCGTTGCAGGATTGGATACTGTCGAATTTGAAACTTTTTTAAAGGTTTTGGATAAGATAGGGGAAAACTATCAGGAGTAA
- the hppD gene encoding 4-hydroxyphenylpyruvate dioxygenase produces MSTSTLPKIHDTAKDFMPINGTDYLELYVSNSKQAAHFYKTAFGFQSLAYAGLETGLKDRESYVVIQDKIRLVLTSPLKSGTDIGRHIDQHGDGVKVVALWVDDATYAYNTAIERGAKSYMEPKTEEDSTGKIVRSGIYTYGETVHIFVERKDYNGTFMPGFKKWETPDYNPVPTGLKYVDHMVGNVGWNRMNEWVNFYENVMGFTQILSFDDKDISTDYTALMSKVMSNGNGRIKFPINEPAEGKKKSQVEEYLDFYEGEGVQHIAVATDNIIQTVRDLKSRGVEFLKVPETYYDVVLDRVGEIDEDIAPLKELGILVDRDDEGYLLQIFTRPVEPRPTMFFEIIQRKGAQSFGKGNFKALFEAIEREQELRGTLH; encoded by the coding sequence ATGTCAACTTCTACGTTACCAAAAATACACGATACCGCCAAAGATTTTATGCCCATCAATGGTACTGACTATTTGGAGCTCTATGTTAGCAATTCCAAACAAGCTGCACATTTTTACAAGACTGCTTTTGGTTTTCAATCTTTGGCCTACGCAGGATTGGAAACAGGATTAAAAGACAGGGAGAGTTATGTGGTGATACAGGATAAAATTCGCCTAGTACTGACTTCACCTTTAAAAAGCGGTACTGATATTGGAAGACATATTGACCAACATGGTGATGGCGTTAAAGTTGTTGCCTTATGGGTAGATGATGCTACTTATGCATACAATACAGCGATAGAACGTGGTGCTAAATCGTATATGGAGCCAAAAACTGAAGAGGACAGCACCGGAAAAATTGTTCGTTCTGGAATTTATACTTATGGTGAGACCGTGCACATCTTTGTGGAACGAAAAGATTATAATGGTACGTTTATGCCTGGTTTTAAAAAGTGGGAAACACCAGACTATAACCCAGTGCCAACAGGTTTAAAATATGTGGATCACATGGTTGGAAACGTAGGGTGGAATCGAATGAACGAATGGGTGAATTTCTACGAAAACGTAATGGGCTTTACACAAATCCTTTCTTTTGATGATAAAGATATCTCTACCGATTACACCGCATTAATGAGCAAGGTGATGAGCAACGGAAACGGTCGAATCAAATTTCCGATAAACGAACCTGCGGAAGGAAAGAAAAAGTCACAAGTTGAAGAATATTTGGATTTTTATGAAGGTGAAGGCGTGCAACATATTGCCGTAGCTACGGATAACATTATCCAAACCGTTAGAGATTTAAAAAGTCGTGGTGTGGAGTTCCTGAAAGTGCCCGAAACCTATTATGATGTAGTACTCGACCGTGTGGGAGAAATCGATGAGGATATAGCACCATTGAAAGAATTGGGGATTTTAGTAGATCGTGATGACGAAGGGTATCTATTGCAGATTTTTACACGACCTGTAGAACCAAGGCCCACTATGTTCTTTGAAATCATTCAGAGAAAAGGTGCACAATCATTTGGAAAAGGTAACTTTAAAGCATTGTTCGAAGCCATAGAGCGTGAGCAAGAGCTTAGAGGAACATTACATTAA
- a CDS encoding homogentisate 1,2-dioxygenase gives MPVYHKLGKYPQKRHTQFEKPDGSLYYEQLFGTIGFDGMSSLLYHVHRPTQIKEIKESIDLSPKIAEAKHIKSRKLIGFDVTPKDDFLEAREPMLVNNDVHIGLAAPKKSLTEYFYKNSDADEMLFIHRGTGTLKTFLGNIPFEYGDYLIIPRGMIYQIEFDTEDNRILYAESFHPIYTPKRYRNWFGQLLEHSPFCERDYKLPQDLQTHDEKGEFVMKVKKQGMLHHLVYATHPFDVVGWDGYNFPYGFSIHNFEPITGRVHQPPPVHQTFETGAFVICSFCPRLYDYHPKSIPAPYNHSNIDSDEVLYYVDGDFMSRTGIGPGYISLHPAGIPHGPHPGTYEASIGKTKTEELAVMIDTFKPLQVTENALKIDDGKYYKSWLE, from the coding sequence ATGCCTGTATACCATAAATTAGGGAAATATCCACAAAAGCGACATACGCAGTTCGAAAAACCAGATGGCAGCCTGTATTACGAACAATTGTTCGGCACCATTGGTTTTGACGGAATGTCATCCTTGCTGTACCATGTGCATAGACCCACCCAAATAAAGGAAATCAAAGAGTCCATTGATCTTAGCCCTAAAATAGCGGAGGCCAAGCATATTAAATCACGAAAGCTTATTGGTTTTGATGTTACTCCCAAAGATGATTTTCTAGAAGCTCGTGAACCTATGCTAGTCAACAATGATGTCCATATTGGTTTGGCAGCGCCTAAAAAATCGTTAACAGAGTATTTTTATAAAAATTCTGATGCTGATGAAATGCTTTTTATTCACAGGGGAACGGGAACGTTGAAAACGTTTTTAGGGAATATTCCTTTTGAATATGGGGATTATCTTATCATTCCAAGAGGGATGATTTACCAGATTGAATTTGATACGGAAGACAACCGCATTTTGTATGCCGAGTCTTTTCATCCTATCTACACTCCAAAAAGGTATCGCAATTGGTTTGGGCAACTTTTGGAACACTCCCCCTTCTGCGAGCGCGACTACAAACTGCCACAAGATTTACAGACACACGACGAAAAAGGCGAGTTTGTCATGAAAGTAAAGAAACAGGGCATGTTGCATCATCTGGTCTACGCAACGCATCCTTTTGATGTTGTGGGATGGGATGGCTATAATTTTCCCTACGGATTCTCAATCCATAATTTTGAACCGATTACAGGTAGGGTACACCAACCGCCACCAGTGCATCAAACTTTTGAAACGGGGGCATTTGTTATCTGTTCGTTCTGCCCAAGATTGTACGACTACCATCCAAAATCCATTCCCGCACCATACAACCATTCCAATATCGATTCCGATGAGGTATTGTATTACGTGGATGGTGATTTTATGAGCAGAACGGGAATAGGGCCAGGTTATATTTCCCTACATCCTGCGGGCATTCCGCATGGGCCGCACCCCGGAACCTACGAGGCAAGTATTGGCAAGACCAAGACCGAAGAATTGGCCGTGATGATAGATACCTTCAAACCTTTGCAGGTCACGGAAAATGCCTTAAAAATCGACGACGGAAAGTATTATAAATCTTGGTTAGAGTAA
- the fahA gene encoding fumarylacetoacetase has protein sequence MIINIPENSDFSIHNIPFGIFSTADRSPRAGVAIGDHILDLAAVAELDVFDFNTAVLEKDTLNDFISLGKAITKKVRVDIQHWLKDEASILAGKPELFVLQSEANMHMPVAIGDYTDFYSSIEHATNVGKMFRDPENALLPNWKHIPVGYHGRASSIIVSGEPIHRPKGQVLPKDASTPVFQPSARLDFELEMGFITGRNTAIGESIATKDAEDYIFGMVLLNDWSARDIQKWEYVPLGPFLAKNFASHISPWIVTLEAFEPFRVSGPQQEPKVLPYLEYEGNKNYDIQLEVGITPEGSVEKTVCRSNFKYMYWNMVQQLAHHSVNGCNINVGDLYGSGTISGKDENSYGSMLELAWMGTKPIKMNDGTERKFINDGDTVTMRGYSEKDGIRIGFGEVSAKILPAK, from the coding sequence ATGATTATAAACATACCTGAAAATTCAGATTTTTCAATTCACAATATCCCTTTTGGAATTTTTTCGACCGCAGACAGAAGCCCTCGTGCAGGGGTTGCCATAGGTGACCATATTCTGGACTTGGCGGCTGTAGCCGAGCTGGATGTATTTGATTTTAATACAGCAGTACTGGAAAAAGATACCCTTAACGATTTTATATCATTGGGAAAAGCCATTACCAAAAAAGTACGGGTCGATATTCAACACTGGTTGAAAGACGAAGCTTCCATTCTGGCAGGTAAGCCAGAGCTTTTTGTACTGCAGTCTGAAGCCAATATGCATATGCCAGTCGCGATAGGGGATTATACCGACTTTTATTCTAGTATTGAGCATGCCACTAATGTTGGGAAAATGTTCCGTGATCCCGAAAATGCGTTGTTACCCAACTGGAAGCACATTCCGGTAGGCTATCATGGAAGGGCAAGTTCGATCATAGTGAGTGGCGAACCTATTCACAGACCAAAAGGACAAGTTTTGCCAAAAGATGCTTCAACTCCGGTTTTTCAACCGTCGGCACGATTGGATTTTGAACTGGAAATGGGCTTTATTACAGGAAGGAACACCGCAATTGGAGAATCCATAGCAACAAAGGATGCTGAGGATTATATTTTTGGCATGGTATTGTTGAACGATTGGTCCGCACGCGATATTCAAAAATGGGAGTATGTTCCATTGGGACCTTTTTTAGCAAAAAACTTTGCATCACATATTTCTCCTTGGATAGTTACATTGGAAGCTTTTGAACCTTTTAGGGTATCAGGACCTCAACAAGAACCCAAAGTACTCCCCTACTTAGAATACGAAGGAAATAAAAATTACGATATACAATTGGAAGTTGGCATAACTCCAGAAGGAAGCGTAGAAAAAACGGTTTGCCGTTCCAATTTTAAATACATGTATTGGAATATGGTACAGCAGTTGGCACATCATTCGGTAAATGGCTGTAATATCAATGTCGGTGATTTATATGGTTCCGGGACGATTTCGGGCAAAGATGAAAACTCATACGGTTCTATGTTGGAACTTGCTTGGATGGGCACAAAACCCATCAAAATGAACGATGGCACGGAACGTAAATTCATTAATGACGGAGATACCGTAACCATGAGGGGGTATTCAGAAAAAGATGGTATTCGCATAGGGTTTGGAGAAGTTTCAGCTAAAATTCTTCCAGCGAAATAG
- a CDS encoding flavin reductase family protein → MSVVKTIDPSTISQPELHSYLLNAVAPRPICFASTIDLEGNVNLSPFSFFNVFSSNPPVMIFSPARSGRDNSLKHSHQNIKEVPEVVINIVDFPIVEQMSLSSTAYKKGVNEFIKSGLTEIPSEKVRPPRVAEAPVSFECTVSQVIELAETPGAGNLILAKVELIHINEKHLDELGKLDPLKLDLVGRMGGSWYTRASGDSLFEIPKPIRNKGIGVDQLPESIRNSTVLTGNNLGRLGNLEKLPSLKEVEQIGNDDEIRMLEKKLNGKPEKLKKELHWLSKQMLESNEAKKALATLMHAEKIG, encoded by the coding sequence ATGTCCGTTGTAAAAACCATTGACCCTAGTACAATATCCCAACCAGAATTGCATTCTTATTTGCTTAATGCCGTAGCTCCAAGGCCCATCTGTTTTGCAAGTACAATTGATTTGGAAGGCAATGTCAACTTGAGTCCCTTCAGTTTTTTTAATGTGTTCAGTTCCAATCCTCCAGTGATGATTTTCTCTCCGGCACGGAGCGGTCGGGACAATTCATTAAAGCACTCGCATCAAAATATAAAAGAAGTACCGGAAGTAGTTATTAATATTGTGGACTTTCCAATTGTTGAACAGATGTCTTTGTCCAGCACTGCCTATAAAAAAGGTGTGAACGAATTTATAAAATCTGGATTAACAGAAATTCCCAGTGAAAAAGTACGGCCACCCCGTGTTGCTGAAGCCCCGGTTTCTTTTGAGTGTACTGTTAGTCAAGTTATAGAATTGGCCGAAACGCCGGGTGCCGGAAATCTCATCTTGGCAAAAGTAGAGCTCATTCACATCAATGAAAAGCATTTAGACGAATTAGGAAAGTTAGACCCTCTCAAATTGGATTTAGTGGGTCGAATGGGCGGAAGTTGGTATACGAGAGCAAGCGGGGATTCCCTTTTTGAGATTCCAAAGCCTATTCGAAATAAAGGCATAGGTGTTGACCAACTTCCGGAAAGTATTCGAAACAGCACCGTTCTAACGGGGAACAACCTAGGTAGATTAGGGAATTTGGAAAAACTTCCTTCCTTAAAAGAAGTAGAACAAATTGGTAATGATGATGAAATACGAATGCTCGAGAAAAAACTGAATGGAAAACCAGAGAAACTAAAAAAGGAACTACACTGGTTATCAAAACAAATGCTGGAAAGCAACGAAGCGAAAAAAGCACTGGCAACGTTAATGCACGCTGAAAAAATAGGGTAA